From Nicotiana tabacum cultivar K326 chromosome 20, ASM71507v2, whole genome shotgun sequence, one genomic window encodes:
- the LOC142174518 gene encoding zinc finger BED domain-containing protein RICESLEEPER 2-like: MAENIMIDKVIGESGASNSNATAQSQSVQSTVRRQRKKSEWKMHKRSINFCPISSQRGEDMENSIVNCLKEWGLERIFTVTVDNASSYYVTVKELSKKLTKWGTNSMNGKHLHVRCMAHIMNLVVHGCIKESIVSIEHIRQAVRYIRQSPARWKKFQECCDKGNLVRKSLCLGVPTRWNSTHLMLNRAIEYESAILEYVDHDIGLSHHLEFVDIVDGSPAGTLLSSDWEGVKKLTKFLEIFYKLTLKVSNSLYVTSNHHFLEICKVVVYLIQLILNDDVLLGSMEKKMKEKFDKYLGDPEKMNNMIFISCVLDPRYKFDSVSFALAKMFEEKEPIIAKAVHTYMTSSLMSM; this comes from the exons ATGGCTGAAAATATCATGATTGATAAGGTGATTGGTGAAAGTGGAGCTTCTAATTCAAATGCAACAGCACAATCTCAATCAGTTCAATCGACAGTAAGGAGACAAAGAAAAAAGAG TGAATGGAAAATGCATAAAAGAAGTATCAACTTTTGTCCAATTTCTAGTCAGAGGGGTGAAGATATGGAAAATAGTATTGTTAATTGTTTGAAAGAGTGGGGGTTAGAAAGGATTTTCACTGTCACAGTTGATAATGCGAGTTCATATTATGTGACGGTGAAGGAGCTTTCTAAGAAGTTAACTAAATGGGGGACCAATTCCATGAATGGTAAGCACCTTCACGTGAGGTGTATGGCTCATATTATGAATCTTGTTGTTCACGGTTGTATAAAAGAATCAATCGTGTCTATTGAACATATTAGGCAAGCAGTGAGATATATCAGGCAGTCTCCTGCTAGGTGGAAAAAGTTTCAGGAATGTTGTGATAAAGGAAATCTAGTTAGGAAATCTTTATGTTTGGGTGTTCCTACAAGGTGGAATTCTACACACTTGATGTTGAACAGGGCTATTGAATATGAAAGTGCAATTTTAGAATACGTTGATCATGATATTGGCTTGTCACATCATCTTGAGTTTGTTGATATTGTGGATGGAAGTCCTGCAGGTACACTTTTGAGTAGTGATTGGGAGGGTGTAAAGAAATTGACAAAATTTCTTGAAATCTTTTATAAGCTCACTTTAAAGGTATCTAACTCACTTTATGTtacatcaaatcatcattttcttgaaatttgtAAAGTTGTTGTTTACTTGATACAATTGATATTGAATGACGATGTTCTTTTGGGTTCAATGGaaaagaagatgaaggagaaaTTTGATAAATATTTGGGTGATCCAGAAAAAATGAACAACATGATTttcatttcatgtgttttggatcCTCGGTACAAGTTTGATTCTGTTAGTTTTGCACTTGCGAAGATGTTTGAAGAGAAAGAGCCAATTATCGCGAAGGCAGTGCATACATACATGACTTCAAGTTTGATGAGTATGTAA